The genomic region CTTGACCTTTCCCGCCATGGTGGTGACCTCGACGTCATTGCCGATGTGGAAGGGTCGAAAGCAGCAGCATGACGCCGGCGGCGATGTTGGAGAGTGGGCCTGTCACGCCAGACCAACGGGAGGCAACATTGCCCGTGCGATGACGCCGCTGGAGATCGAGCAGGCCGCGTTATGGCGCCTCGCAGCCGCCGGAGGGGTGAGGCGGTGGATTGGGTTCTTGGCACGCCTGCTCTCCCCATCGTCAGCGCAGCGAAGCAATCCAGATCTTCCGCAGAGGGATTCGCGATTGCTTCGTCGCAAGGGCTCTTCGCAATGAAGGAGGAGAGAGCGTGCCCGTCCGCAACCACTACGACGACACCAGCTTCCGCCGTCCGTAGGATCGCATCCGCTCCGCTCCTCGAAGGCGATGGAAAATCGCGCGAACGCGGCGTGGAACATCGAGCCCATCAGGAGCGCCAGCATGCGGCTCTTGAACTCGTAGGGGTGTGCGAAGCCGATATCGCAAACGTTCTCGCCTTTGGGCGCCTCGAACGTCCAACGGTTTTCCAGATTGCTGTGGAGATCGTGCGATATTCGACCAGATCTTCAAATTGGCGCGGTCGAGCGTCACGCGGCTGGTGAAGGATTCCTGGCCAGCTTGAAACACACCGTCATGTCCGCGACCAGCACCTCGGTGCCGTCGGGTTTCCGCCATGCGTTTTTGACCTTCAGGGGGCTGCACAGCGGCACAACCTGCAGGTAGCGCTCGACGTCAGCGACCAGATCAAACATCTCGGACGCGCTGTGATCGACACGACGCTTGCTCGAAAAAATTGGGCATGGCGATCCAGCGCGGCGCTTCGCTGCCCGCGCGGCCTTCAGTTTCGCAAAATCCTCGCCGGCATGATGCGACGAATAGAGCGGGGTCGCAGACACCATCAGGAAACCCTGTGTAGGCGACCTTCTCGTAGGACGAAAACTCGTCCGGCGGCACGTAGCGCATCACGGCGTGATGCTTGCGGGTCGGCTGGAGATATTGCCCGATGGTCAGGAAATCGACGTCGGCGGAACGCAGATCGTCCATCACCTGCTGCACCTCGTAGCGCCCCTCGCCGAGGCCGACCGATGCCGGACGTGGTGAAGATGGTGGGATCGAGCTCCTTGACCCGCTGCAACAGCCGGATCGAACGGGGTAGCGCGCGCCCGGCCGCACCGTGAGATAGCACGACGGCACGGTCTCGAGATTGTAGTTGAACACGTCGGGCTTCGCCGCGACGACGACCTCCAGCGCCTCCTCCTTGCGCAGGAAGTCGGGCGTCAGGATCTCGATCGCGGTCGAGGCGCACGCGGCGCGGATCGCGCGGATGGTCTGGGCGAAATGCTCGGCGCCGCCGTCTGCGAGAGTCTCGCGGTCCACGGAGGTGATGACGACATGGGCAAGGCCGCTTGGCCACAGCCTCGCCGACGTTCTGGGGGGCGGCCGCGTCAAGTGCATTCGGATGCCGGTCTTGAGTTGCAGAAGGCCAGGCGCGGGTGCAGGTGTGCCCGCGATCAGGAAGGTCGCGTGGTTTTTGTCCCAGCACTCGCGATACTCGGGCAGCCCGCCTCCTCGCACACCCGTATGTAGCCGCGACATGGCGCGCACGATGTTGCGCGCGGTCGGCATAGCCGCGGGTGCCGGGCGCGTTGCGGCAGCCGGATCCAGTCCGGCTTCGGCGGCGAAGCGGAATCGGGCCAGTTCACCGTTCGGGGTGACGTGGCCGGGGGGTTCGAGATGGTATCGACGATAACGACCATGGGGTGTCCGGTCTGACCAAGTCCTACCTAGTCGGTCTGGCCGGGCATCGCAACCTGGCTGGCACCGCTTAGGGAACATGGCAGATATGGGCAATATCCTGCTCTGTTCTCTGGCGATTCTCCCTCGAATGGCTCCAGTCTCGAAGACCTCTACGCCTCGGCTCGGCAAAGCCCTGAAGCGTACCTTTTCGCGCGCAGGTCGCGCCCGATCTGATCGGTGCGACCATGCTGGTCACGGCGTTGGCGGGATCATCGTCGAGGTCGAGGCCTATCATCGAGTACCGAGCCGGCGGCGTACTCCACGGCCTGACGCCGCGGAACCGCGTGATGTTCGGCCCGCCGGGATGGTCTATGTCTACCGCTCCTACGGCATCCACTGGCGTGTGAACTTCGCCCGCGAGGAAGAGGCCCGGCCAGCGCCGTGCTGATCCTGCGCGCTGGAGCCGACCCACGGACACCGCCGCGATGCGGCGCCGCCATCTCCAGGATTTGCACACTTTCAGCGCGGGCCTGGGCAAGCTGACCGAAGCGCTCGGCATCACCATCGCGCGTCGCCGCCTTGCCGCTCAAGGTCCGCCGATCGCGCTGCATGCGCGGACGGAGAGGACGTCGGGGGCGGCCGGCATCCGGATCGGCATCACCAAGGCGGTCGAGCTGCCCTGGCGCTATGGTGTCAGGGGCTCGAAAATTCCTCAAGGCCGCTCTCGGGGTAAGCTTACGACGCCTGCTTGAGCCGCTCCACGGCCTCGAGCAGCTTGGCCTTGCGGCCTCGCGCTTCTCGCGGGTTTGTCGACGAGCTCCTGGGCCGCGTGGCCACGATTTCTCGTTGGCCAGTTTGGACTCGGCACGGCTTGCGAGTCGGGCGGTGTCCAACGACGTCAATCACGCCCTTCAGCGGCAGCGCGGCCACCTCGCGCGCACTGGGTGGAGCTGGACCGCGCTGTCGGGCGCACGGTCGGCGAAGGAGAGTCCGACAGCCGCGCCATGCGCTTGATGACGTCGCGCCAGCGCGGCGCGCGCTCCTTCGTCTCGGCCGAGGC from Bradyrhizobium lupini harbors:
- a CDS encoding lipoyl synthase — its product is MPTARNIVRAMSRLHTGVRGGGLPEYRECWDKNHATFLIAGTPAPAPGLLQLKTGIRMHLTRPPPRTSARLWPSGLAHVVITSVDRETLADGGAEHFAQTIRAIRAACASTAIEILTPDFLRKEEALEVVVAAKPDVFNYNLETVPSCYLTVRPGARYPVRSGCCSGSRSSIPPSSPRPASVGLGEGRYEVQQVMDDLRSADVDFLTIGQYLQPTRKHHAVMRYVPPDEFSSYEKVAYTGFPDGVCDPALFVASCRRGFCETEGRAGSEAPRWIAMPNFFEQASCRSQRVRDV
- a CDS encoding DNA-3-methyladenine glycosylase — translated: MAPVSKTSTPRLGKALKRTFSRAGRARSDRCDHAGHGVGGIIVEVEAYHRVPSRRRTPRPDAAEPRDVRPAGMVYVYRSYGIHWRVNFAREEEARPAPC
- a CDS encoding DNA-3-methyladenine glycosylase codes for the protein MRRRHLQDLHTFSAGLGKLTEALGITIARRRLAAQGPPIALHARTERTSGAAGIRIGITKAVELPWRYGVRGSKIPQGRSRGKLTTPA